TGGGAAAAACGGAGATTTCAGCGAGCGATCGCGCTCCCTTTTGGTATAACCATTGGTATAGTTGTTTTCCTCTATAACTAGGTTGTCCCTGGGTTTCTATCCAGGTAGTTAGTTCTGGTAGAGACTTACCTAATAATTTTTGTTTGGTTTCGATCATAGAAATAATATTTATCGGTCTACTATTCTAACCTTTTTCTTGTAAAATTTGCATTAACAACTGTGCAAAAATCTCATCTCCAAGACGTGTTACGGCATCTTGTAGCATTTGCGTATCGGTATTTGGTTGCTGACTAGGTACCAATAGGGAAAAATGGTTAATCAGTTGTTTTAAATCTTCTCGGATCTGTTCGCGCTTAGCTTCTAACAATTTTACTGTGCGGCGAATAGAACGTTCACGACGTAATTCTGCAGCTAAAGCATCGGGCTGGGAGAAATTAGACATAGCTCAGTTCCGATCATACTGGATAAAAGTATTAAAACTGATCTCGTCTAGCCCGTGGGCAGATTATTACGGGAAAGTAAAATATTTCTAGGTATCAACAAGTAAGTATAGAAAAAGTTACAAAACAACTTACTAAAAGTTTTTAATAAATTAAGACATTTTGTGATATTATAGATAAAATCCGTGTCTTTTTTCTCAACTTAGAGCCCAGAGAAACATGACTCATACAGTCACAGCTTTTATTGCCGCGAACCCAATTATTTCCTTCACTTTACTTTTACTCACCAGCTTAATTGTACCACCGGTGTTTGAAAAGCTCAAACTTCCTGGTTTAGTAGGATTATTACTAGCAGGTGTGGTTTTGGGACCCCATGCGTTACAACTACTTGACCCCAAAACCGAAACAATCAAATTGCTGTCAGATATTGGCAAAATTTATCTGATGTTCATCGCTGGGCTAGAAATTGACATAGCAGCTTTCCGACGTACCAGAAATCATTCACTCAGTTTTGGTTTAAGTACTTTTTTGGTACCTTTGTTAACGGGTATATGGATTGGGATTGCCTTTGGTTTTGGTCCTAACGCGTCCGTTTTGATTGGCTCTCTGTTAGCGTCTCATACCCTACTGGCCTATCCCATTGTACAGCGGTTGGGGATAGTCAAAAATCAAGCGGTCACGATTACCATCGGTGCGACTATTTTCACCGATATTGGTGCTTTATTAGTTTTGGCGGTGTGTATTTCCATACATCAGGGGGAATTTTCTTGGTGGAATTTAGGAATTAGGATCGCTTCTTTAGCCATTTACTCTGTCCTAGTTTTATGGGGTATAGACCATTATGGGAAAGAGTATTTTCGACGTACGGGGAATGAGGAGGGGAATCAGTTTCTCTTTACCCTATTGGCGTTATTTTTAGCCTCTGTGGGGGCGCAATTAATTCAAATTGAGAATATAGTCGGGGCATTTTTGGCGGGTTTGGCGGTAAACGACGTACTCGGTAAAGGTGTAGTTAAAGAAAAGGTCGAATTTGTGGGGGGAGTTCTCTTTATTCCCTTTTTCTTTGTGGCTATGGGGTTATTAATTAATATACCTGTGTTTATTCAAACCCTGTTTGAAGATTCAAGCTTGGTCATCGCCATAGTATTGGGTTTGTGCGGGAGCAAGTTTCTGGCGGCTTTTGTGATAAAAAACCTATTTCACTACGACTGGGATGAAACTATGACTATGTGGTCTCTTTCGTTACCTCAAGTAGCGGCGACTTTAGCTGCAGCTTTTGTCGGTTTCGAAGCGGGATTACTAAACGAAGCCCTGTTTAATAGTGTGATTGTCTTAATGCTGGTTACTTCTACCATAGGACCAATAATCACCCAACGCTTCGCTACAAAACTAGCTGTCAGAGAAACCGATTCACAATTAACTGGCGAGTTTTCTGAGTCTGATCATAGCCCCAATCAGTTTTCACCAGAGAATCCTTTGCGGGTGATTGTTCCTGTTTATAACCCCTCTACCGAAGCTTATTTAATCGAAATGGCGGGGTTACTAGTCAAGAGTCAAGGTGGAATGGTTTTACCTTTAGCGATCGCTCAACTCTCTACTAATTTGAGTGAACCAGAATTCGCTAAAACTTTAGCAAGGACTCGTTTAGTTTTAGAACAAGCGACGAACACCAGTAATCAACTGGGTATCACTAATGACCCCATTTTGCGCATTGATAATGACGTGGCTTTGGGGATTACCTACTCCGCTAGAGAACAAAACGCCAATTTGATTCTCATGGGTTATCAAAGACTCGGTACTATTAAAGCCCGTTTATTGGGTAATATTATTGAGCAAGTTTTGAGAGCTAGTCATTGTCCTGTGGTAGTAATGCGTTTATTAGCCAATCCTAGCTCTTTAAAGAGTATTTTGGTCCCTTTTGGGGATTTATCCCTTCACAGCTTGGATTTAATCATGTTTGCTCAGTTTTTAGCTAAGAGTAATCAAGGAAAGGTCACTTGTTTGTGGACTTGTCCCCTGTCTACCACTCCAGATAAACAAGCAGAATTAAAAAGCGAGTTACGAGATTATATTCTCAAAGCCGATATAAGGGTAAATGTCGAAGTAATTGCAACCAACGATCAAATGACGGCTATTTTAGTTATGTCTAGATCCTTTGATCTGATCCTACTCAATGCTTTGGATTTTCAGCCCACTGCTGGGATTATCGTGAGCGATTGGGGAACACCAGTGCTGAATCAACTGGACTGTTCTCTGGTACTTTTCAAGGATATCAACAGTTAAAAACACTGGGATCTAGCATTTTTAGTGCTAGTGAGGTACCGTAGCCGATGCCTTCGGGCGATCGCCCATATTAATCATCGAGAATAGCAACTGTGAGTAAACCAAACAGATATATCTCACATCTTAATTGCCAGTCCGCGATCGCAGCTCCTCTATTTTCTCTAGGCGTTCCCCTTGAAGTGCCTGAGAGGATATGCCATATGGTAGAGTTAAGTGGCATAGAAATAAAAAAGTGGCACTCACAAGATGTATGAATAAATGGTCTAAATCTGTGGAAGTACATTTAGGTCGCCAGGGAAGGTTGGTGATTCCCATAGCTTTGCGGCAAATACTGGGTTTTGAAGAAGGAGATACGCTGGTTGCGCGTGAGGAAGCAGGACGGTTGGTGTTAGAAAAGCAAGAAATGGTGAAGCAACGGCTGAAGGCTCGGTTTGCCCAAGTACCCAAAACTCGCAGTTTAGTGGATGAGTTAATTGCGGAGCGACGTGAAGCGGCGAAAAGGGAAGAAGAATGACAGTTGTTCTCGATGCTTCGGCGTTGTTGGCTTATTTGCGGGATGAACGGGGGTGCGATCGCGTGGATGGGGTACTGGCGGAGTCGGTGATGTCGAGTGTGAACTGGGCGGAGGTTGTGCAGAAGTCGATCGCAGTAGGGGTTGAGGTTGATGGAATGTTGGATGATTTGCAGTCTCTGGGTTTGACTGTGGAGCCGTTTACACCGGAGGATGGAGAAATGACAGGGCGATTGTGGAAGCAAACGCGGCAAGCGGGATTGTCTTTGGGAGATCGCGCCTGTCTGAGTCTGGGGTTGCGATTGGGCGTTCCCGTTTTGACGTGCGATCGCGCTTGGGCTTCCCTCGGCCAGTCTTTGGATATACAGGTGATTCGGTAATGAGTTTTTCAGGCGATCGCTCTCTTGTTATCGATTAAGTTGAAAATTGATGAGGTTTAGTAAAATAAAGGGGAACATTGGGGAGCTCGCTGAAACAATTAATAATTGGGGGTCGATGTAAAGAATGTCTAATACACTGTACGATCGCGATCTGCAACTCTGGATTGAGCAAACAATTGACCAATTGAAAAAGCGTGAGTTTGAGTCTTTGGATATTGAGCATTTGATCGAGGAATTGGTAGATTTGGGTAATTCGGAAAAGAATAGGCTAAAAAGCAATCTCAAAATTCTGTTAGCACATTTACTCAAGTTAAGGGTTCAGTTCAACGCTCCTGATACGATGAAAGGGAGTTGGTACAGTTCGGTGTTGGAACATCGTCAGCGTGTTTTGGACAATTTGGCGGATACGCCTTCGCTTAAAGGGTTTCTGAGGGAAGCGGTGGAAAAAGCCTATGGAGATGGTCGAAAATTGG
This genomic stretch from Gloeocapsa sp. PCC 73106 harbors:
- a CDS encoding cation:proton antiporter, yielding MTHTVTAFIAANPIISFTLLLLTSLIVPPVFEKLKLPGLVGLLLAGVVLGPHALQLLDPKTETIKLLSDIGKIYLMFIAGLEIDIAAFRRTRNHSLSFGLSTFLVPLLTGIWIGIAFGFGPNASVLIGSLLASHTLLAYPIVQRLGIVKNQAVTITIGATIFTDIGALLVLAVCISIHQGEFSWWNLGIRIASLAIYSVLVLWGIDHYGKEYFRRTGNEEGNQFLFTLLALFLASVGAQLIQIENIVGAFLAGLAVNDVLGKGVVKEKVEFVGGVLFIPFFFVAMGLLINIPVFIQTLFEDSSLVIAIVLGLCGSKFLAAFVIKNLFHYDWDETMTMWSLSLPQVAATLAAAFVGFEAGLLNEALFNSVIVLMLVTSTIGPIITQRFATKLAVRETDSQLTGEFSESDHSPNQFSPENPLRVIVPVYNPSTEAYLIEMAGLLVKSQGGMVLPLAIAQLSTNLSEPEFAKTLARTRLVLEQATNTSNQLGITNDPILRIDNDVALGITYSAREQNANLILMGYQRLGTIKARLLGNIIEQVLRASHCPVVVMRLLANPSSLKSILVPFGDLSLHSLDLIMFAQFLAKSNQGKVTCLWTCPLSTTPDKQAELKSELRDYILKADIRVNVEVIATNDQMTAILVMSRSFDLILLNALDFQPTAGIIVSDWGTPVLNQLDCSLVLFKDINS
- a CDS encoding AbrB/MazE/SpoVT family DNA-binding domain-containing protein, yielding MNKWSKSVEVHLGRQGRLVIPIALRQILGFEEGDTLVAREEAGRLVLEKQEMVKQRLKARFAQVPKTRSLVDELIAERREAAKREEE
- a CDS encoding type II toxin-antitoxin system VapC family toxin, which encodes MTVVLDASALLAYLRDERGCDRVDGVLAESVMSSVNWAEVVQKSIAVGVEVDGMLDDLQSLGLTVEPFTPEDGEMTGRLWKQTRQAGLSLGDRACLSLGLRLGVPVLTCDRAWASLGQSLDIQVIR
- a CDS encoding DUF29 domain-containing protein; amino-acid sequence: MSNTLYDRDLQLWIEQTIDQLKKREFESLDIEHLIEELVDLGNSEKNRLKSNLKILLAHLLKLRVQFNAPDTMKGSWYSSVLEHRQRVLDNLADTPSLKGFLREAVEKAYGDGRKLAIKEGKLAKFGVRTQEESEYPLICPFSIEQILDEDFYGD